The Methanosphaera sp. BMS genome contains a region encoding:
- a CDS encoding transposase, with protein MEVLKKADNNRFNVIHKDNIEILIKYYEGDFLSAEELNKLRKPAKRFIEKEDIGCEEKIELLYEMNTQLTMSGQDTIPVNDIEAHWMQNKDGQSQISYNIQSTVDTTTKLICTVNITQNPTNHDKLPEIVKKTIKNIKQDPNMISADTGYHNATSIEYLHKKGITPIIPDKKQTRKEQGKISTNPYHKDPFPI; from the coding sequence ATGGAAGTATTAAAAAAAGCAGATAACAATCGTTTCAATGTTATACATAAAGATAATATAGAAATATTAATTAAATATTATGAAGGAGACTTTTTATCGGCTGAAGAGTTAAATAAACTTAGAAAACCAGCAAAAAGATTCATTGAAAAAGAAGATATAGGATGCGAAGAAAAAATAGAATTATTATATGAAATGAATACACAATTAACAATGTCTGGACAAGATACAATACCTGTTAATGATATAGAAGCCCATTGGATGCAAAATAAGGATGGACAAAGTCAAATATCATACAACATACAATCAACCGTAGACACCACCACAAAGCTAATATGCACTGTTAACATCACACAAAACCCCACAAACCATGATAAACTACCAGAAATAGTAAAAAAAACAATAAAAAACATAAAACAAGACCCCAATATGATAAGTGCAGATACAGGATACCATAACGCCACATCAATTGAATATTTACATAAAAAAGGAATAACACCAATAATACCAGATAAAAAACAAACACGAAAAGAACAAGGCAAAATAAGCACCAACCCTTACCATAAAGACCCTTTTCCAATATAA
- a CDS encoding RNA-guided endonuclease TnpB family protein, with protein sequence MSDENVLLTQSILIRGLTMKQYNVLVDISLKLNFLRNCAVEKTPFVKSTDKKHFKKINFKSIISKVKEEFKMDYSFVQAHLANAAVKKHVESFNGYVELKNKKIDGEYDRKVNPPKKHENYRLHNIIIPKESITSSKKKLREGFIELPLSREYKKLLESKNCRPRIKIPENIRDKKIIQVEIIPINNGKMFKANFTYEAEKEPLDLDKDKIMGIDPGVNNFATIVTTEGPPCIVDGRKLKNQIYFKCKKTAHYQSILNKQGRKTSNRIQKINQKFKNIQDNFLNQTVNFIIKKCKEQDVGTIVLGYNNNFQHKTNMGKKQNQIFSHIAFKQFKQKLETRCQIHEIDLIIQEESYTSQSSFLDEDILPEYQEKDDEKEEDKVKYEFKGNRTKRGLYETQKGKIINADVNAAANIIRKCKHRFNFELLCKWVQTTPSKIKL encoded by the coding sequence ATGTCAGATGAAAATGTTTTATTAACTCAAAGTATTCTTATTCGTGGTCTTACCATGAAACAATATAATGTTTTGGTGGATATTTCCTTGAAACTTAACTTTTTGAGAAATTGTGCGGTGGAAAAGACGCCATTTGTTAAATCTACTGATAAAAAGCATTTTAAGAAAATAAATTTTAAATCAATAATTAGCAAGGTCAAAGAGGAATTTAAGATGGATTATTCTTTTGTTCAGGCTCATTTAGCTAATGCTGCTGTAAAGAAGCATGTTGAATCATTCAATGGTTATGTTGAGTTGAAAAATAAAAAAATTGATGGTGAATATGATCGAAAGGTTAATCCGCCTAAAAAACATGAGAATTATCGATTACATAACATTATAATTCCGAAAGAATCTATTACTTCTTCTAAAAAGAAGCTAAGGGAGGGTTTTATAGAATTACCCTTAAGTAGGGAGTATAAGAAACTTTTGGAATCAAAGAATTGTAGACCTAGAATAAAAATTCCTGAGAATATACGAGATAAAAAGATTATTCAAGTGGAAATTATTCCTATAAATAATGGAAAGATGTTTAAGGCAAATTTCACTTATGAAGCTGAAAAAGAGCCATTGGATTTGGATAAGGATAAGATTATGGGTATTGATCCTGGTGTAAATAATTTTGCAACAATTGTTACAACCGAAGGGCCTCCATGTATCGTGGACGGGAGAAAATTAAAAAATCAAATATACTTCAAATGTAAGAAAACAGCACACTACCAATCAATACTTAATAAACAAGGACGTAAAACATCCAATAGAATCCAAAAAATAAACCAAAAATTCAAAAACATACAAGACAACTTCCTCAACCAAACAGTAAACTTCATCATAAAAAAATGCAAAGAACAAGATGTAGGTACAATTGTGCTTGGATACAACAATAATTTCCAGCACAAGACCAATATGGGAAAAAAACAAAACCAAATATTTTCACACATAGCATTCAAACAATTCAAACAAAAACTAGAAACACGATGCCAAATACACGAAATAGACCTTATAATACAGGAAGAATCATACACAAGCCAAAGCAGCTTCCTAGATGAAGATATACTACCAGAATACCAAGAAAAAGATGATGAAAAAGAGGAGGATAAAGTTAAATATGAATTTAAGGGCAATAGAACAAAACGTGGATTATACGAAACACAAAAAGGAAAAATTATTAACGCAGATGTAAACGCTGCAGCCAATATTATAAGAAAATGTAAGCATAGGTTCAATTTTGAGCTATTGTGTAAGTGGGTCCAGACTACTCCAAGTAAAATCAAATTATAA
- a CDS encoding ferritin translates to MLDAKMEQALNDQLNAEMASGYLYLSMATYFEDKDLPGFGHSLRLHAEEELEHAMRFYDYILRKGGSVKLQAIEQPQYEWDSVVAVYEHIQEHEELVTSLIHNLVDLSYELKDHATNQFLLWFVEEQVEEEELAAEDLRKVRMSANSTELLYLLDKEYGEETDEEEEE, encoded by the coding sequence ATGTTAGATGCAAAAATGGAACAAGCATTAAATGATCAATTAAACGCTGAAATGGCTTCAGGATACTTATACCTATCCATGGCAACTTACTTTGAAGATAAAGACTTACCTGGTTTTGGACATTCTCTAAGACTCCACGCCGAAGAAGAATTGGAACATGCAATGAGATTCTATGATTACATTTTAAGAAAAGGTGGAAGTGTAAAATTACAGGCAATCGAACAACCACAATATGAATGGGACTCTGTAGTAGCTGTATATGAACATATCCAGGAACATGAAGAACTCGTTACATCATTAATCCACAACCTTGTAGATTTAAGTTATGAACTTAAGGATCATGCAACCAACCAATTCCTCTTATGGTTTGTAGAAGAACAGGTTGAAGAAGAAGAACTGGCTGCCGAAGATTTAAGAAAAGTCAGAATGTCTGCTAATTCAACAGAATTACTATACTTACTAGATAAGGAATATGGTGAAGAAACTGATGAGGAAGAAGAAGAATAA
- a CDS encoding Ig-like domain-containing protein yields MIKLNGGKSINNKSIFVITSVVLLLLLVVGAVSAQSDNATDSYDTSDVMTSDSNAQSTDSTDSVVEKAKSNDIKKDTGKVTPEVIVKNKTAKTNTSVTLEAQLPEDASGQVLFKINGLTIGDAFRTNGGLVKYDYNIPIYSSKNYTINFVYGGNSKYEATRSEGILSLTKLNTHATIKLNRTSLAQGESVLFSVNIKNELKNGIQDAFVIKINGQSIGSNKTGSDGNGYLYYTIPSTYKINNYTVQLVYGDTNTALGKRVNTTLRVNNPTRITLNGIAKTQTSGVLKLKSKVVDKLRNNVTSGEVVYKINGITMGGSNVTNGISEFEYQLPLYSPRNYTITALYGGNRYYKPSSTNKTLNLIKMDSRLSAKNNTIVISADNKLNISLNDKFNKSIDNVNVSLVVNGEEVAKYPVINGVAIINNTLRDVNSTQKVNASVVFEANRFYEKSTLTLKVVNPTKITVNAQDTKTTKLLYINATVLDSLNSNVTNGKVYFYLDNKLIANTTVNNGAASTTYRLGLISGKNHNLTAKYIGDTYYQSSNSTKSVNILKLNTRITPVNVNITAGSYNKTAVKVLDELNNPVLTGILSLSVNNKHIGNFSVRNGTSNVTFISSNNDSNCVQNYSLQYVENNYYNASTATGILNIAPLATVYVSPNGNDNSLGTSKNPYRTIAYATRHVKEAGIVYVNPGQYSESNININKSINIFGVNSSNVIITPSQSGFVFNNSNSTANMTIVNMTITNARINTANTSAIVSRGPLIVLNCNFENNQANVNSSSSSIYATGYLAVSSSTFNKNTAKSNGGAITALGHRVIIINSKFTNNTVNANDVGGGAIYLNSANTTIESTIFTNNNVHGINVTGGAIKKVSGNLTLNRVNLAYNTLTGSGYNVGGALINLNGYLYIVNSTVNANNVSSSDNCGAGALYSQNSATTIASSTITNNYAVGKNVFGGALQNFNSYLSVSNTNFTYNNALATRGQAVGGVINQNNGSIKIINSRFHKNSIKGNESYAAAIYFIGSNITVNHTQFNQNVANATAIGGAGALFVNANSSITGCNFTSNQALGKSNGGGAIINAANMTANENNFISNVATASASAISNTGKTVNINNNYWGSSSPTWTKLIRGVTKPSKYYTKAL; encoded by the coding sequence ATGATTAAATTAAATGGAGGAAAGAGCATTAATAATAAGTCAATCTTCGTTATAACATCTGTCGTATTATTACTGCTATTAGTTGTAGGTGCAGTATCCGCCCAGTCGGATAACGCTACAGATAGCTATGATACTAGTGATGTTATGACATCAGATTCAAATGCACAATCAACCGACTCGACAGATAGTGTAGTTGAAAAAGCTAAATCAAATGATATCAAAAAAGATACGGGCAAAGTAACACCCGAGGTAATAGTTAAAAATAAAACAGCCAAGACCAATACATCAGTAACATTGGAGGCACAACTGCCTGAGGATGCAAGCGGACAGGTTTTATTTAAAATAAATGGATTAACCATAGGGGATGCATTCAGGACAAATGGTGGACTGGTAAAATATGATTACAATATACCAATCTATTCGAGCAAAAATTATACCATAAACTTTGTATATGGTGGAAACAGCAAATATGAAGCAACAAGAAGTGAGGGTATATTGTCATTGACAAAACTGAACACACACGCCACAATCAAACTAAACAGGACAAGCCTTGCTCAAGGTGAAAGTGTACTCTTTAGTGTAAACATTAAAAATGAGTTAAAAAATGGCATTCAGGATGCATTTGTTATTAAGATAAACGGTCAAAGTATCGGCTCAAACAAGACGGGAAGCGATGGAAACGGATATCTGTACTATACTATTCCAAGTACGTATAAGATAAATAACTATACCGTCCAACTTGTCTACGGCGATACGAATACTGCCCTGGGAAAGAGAGTTAACACTACATTAAGAGTAAACAATCCGACGAGAATTACCTTAAACGGCATAGCAAAAACCCAGACATCTGGAGTGTTAAAGCTTAAATCTAAGGTAGTCGACAAGTTAAGAAACAACGTCACATCAGGTGAGGTGGTATATAAAATCAATGGAATAACCATGGGTGGTTCAAACGTTACAAACGGTATAAGCGAATTTGAATATCAGCTACCATTATACAGTCCAAGAAACTATACTATAACTGCATTATATGGTGGAAACAGGTACTATAAGCCAAGCAGTACAAATAAGACACTGAATTTGATAAAGATGGATAGCAGATTATCAGCCAAGAACAATACAATTGTTATTTCAGCAGACAACAAATTAAACATCAGCCTAAACGATAAGTTCAACAAATCCATAGACAACGTAAACGTAAGCTTAGTGGTAAATGGAGAGGAAGTTGCCAAATATCCCGTGATAAATGGAGTGGCAATAATAAACAACACCCTAAGGGATGTCAATTCAACCCAGAAAGTAAATGCTTCAGTGGTATTTGAGGCCAACAGGTTCTATGAAAAATCAACGTTGACCTTAAAGGTTGTAAATCCTACAAAGATTACCGTAAACGCTCAAGATACAAAGACGACAAAACTATTATACATAAATGCCACGGTTCTTGACTCATTAAATAGCAACGTAACAAACGGAAAGGTCTACTTCTATCTGGACAATAAATTAATCGCAAACACAACAGTTAATAATGGTGCTGCATCAACAACATACAGGCTTGGTTTAATAAGCGGCAAAAACCATAACCTCACGGCTAAATATATTGGAGATACATATTATCAGTCATCTAACAGTACAAAAAGTGTGAATATTCTTAAATTAAACACTAGAATCACACCAGTAAACGTTAACATTACAGCAGGATCATATAATAAGACAGCCGTCAAGGTATTGGATGAATTGAACAATCCTGTCTTAACGGGTATTCTAAGTTTATCTGTTAACAATAAGCATATAGGAAATTTCTCCGTCAGAAACGGTACTTCCAATGTAACGTTCATATCATCAAACAATGATTCAAACTGTGTGCAAAACTATAGCCTGCAATACGTTGAAAATAATTACTACAATGCATCAACGGCTACGGGCATATTGAACATTGCACCATTGGCCACTGTATATGTAAGTCCTAACGGTAATGACAACAGCTTAGGTACCAGTAAAAACCCATACAGGACGATAGCATATGCAACCAGGCACGTAAAGGAGGCTGGTATTGTATACGTTAATCCCGGCCAGTATAGTGAGTCAAACATTAACATCAATAAATCCATAAACATCTTTGGAGTAAATTCATCTAATGTAATCATAACCCCAAGCCAAAGTGGATTTGTATTTAACAATAGCAATTCAACCGCCAATATGACAATAGTAAACATGACTATCACAAATGCCAGAATCAATACAGCAAACACTTCGGCAATTGTATCCAGGGGTCCACTGATAGTTCTAAACTGTAACTTTGAAAATAACCAGGCAAACGTTAACTCTTCATCAAGTTCAATATATGCAACCGGTTATCTTGCAGTCTCATCCAGTACATTCAATAAGAATACCGCCAAATCCAATGGTGGTGCAATAACAGCACTGGGTCATAGGGTTATTATAATAAACTCCAAATTTACAAACAACACGGTAAATGCCAATGATGTTGGTGGAGGTGCAATATACTTAAACAGTGCAAACACGACCATTGAATCAACGATATTTACAAATAACAATGTACATGGTATCAATGTCACGGGTGGAGCTATCAAGAAGGTATCAGGTAACCTGACATTGAATCGCGTGAATCTTGCTTACAACACTCTGACAGGTTCAGGTTATAATGTCGGTGGTGCTTTAATAAATCTCAACGGATATTTGTATATCGTTAACTCAACTGTCAATGCCAATAACGTTTCAAGTAGTGATAACTGTGGAGCCGGAGCATTATACTCTCAAAACAGTGCAACAACCATAGCATCATCAACCATTACAAACAATTACGCTGTAGGAAAAAACGTATTCGGTGGAGCTTTACAGAACTTCAATTCATATCTGTCTGTATCAAACACTAACTTTACCTATAACAATGCATTAGCAACCAGGGGCCAAGCGGTTGGTGGGGTGATAAACCAGAACAATGGAAGCATTAAAATCATAAACAGCAGATTCCATAAGAATAGCATTAAGGGTAATGAGTCATACGCGGCAGCCATATACTTTATCGGTTCAAACATTACGGTTAACCATACACAGTTTAATCAGAACGTTGCCAATGCAACGGCTATCGGTGGTGCAGGAGCGTTGTTTGTCAATGCCAACTCAAGCATTACAGGATGTAACTTTACTTCAAACCAGGCACTCGGTAAAAGCAATGGTGGAGGAGCTATAATCAATGCAGCTAACATGACTGCCAATGAAAATAACTTCATATCCAATGTTGCAACTGCCAGTGCTAGTGCCATATCAAATACTGGCAAAACTGTTAACATAAACAACAACTATTGGGGAAGTAGTAGTCCTACATGGACTAAGTTAATAAGGGGTGTGACAAAGCCTTCAAAATATTATACCAAGGCATTATGA
- a CDS encoding carboxymuconolactone decarboxylase family protein, with translation MKYNPEAQKNIEDLLVNYKSIFTDTDCEFDEIFHNFTFDECINSSGLTKERIYLVILSSLISNQSLSQFKVYLECAISYGISPVKIKELIYQSVPYIGMAKAYDFIEESNYVFDEMGISLPLAGQSTTTSKNRHDEGLSKQIEYFGSDMINQMHESTPDNQKHFNDFLAGYCFGDFYTRGGLNDQDRELITFCFIASLRGCENQLRGHIIGNVNVGNTFDDLISALTILLPFNGFPRTLNALNIINEVSEMME, from the coding sequence ATGAAGTATAACCCCGAGGCACAAAAGAATATTGAAGATTTGCTTGTTAACTACAAATCCATTTTCACGGATACAGACTGTGAGTTTGATGAGATATTCCATAACTTCACGTTTGATGAATGTATCAACAGCTCAGGCTTAACTAAAGAAAGAATATATTTGGTAATTCTTTCCTCATTAATCTCAAACCAGTCATTAAGTCAGTTCAAGGTATACCTGGAGTGTGCCATCAGTTATGGCATCAGTCCGGTCAAGATTAAGGAACTGATTTATCAATCGGTACCATATATCGGTATGGCCAAAGCCTATGACTTCATCGAAGAATCAAATTATGTCTTTGATGAAATGGGTATAAGCCTACCACTTGCCGGTCAATCAACCACAACCAGTAAAAACAGGCATGATGAGGGACTAAGTAAGCAGATTGAATATTTTGGCAGTGACATGATTAATCAGATGCATGAATCAACACCTGATAATCAGAAGCATTTCAATGATTTTCTGGCAGGCTATTGTTTTGGAGACTTCTATACGCGTGGCGGACTAAACGATCAGGATAGGGAACTTATCACATTTTGTTTTATTGCATCCCTTCGTGGTTGTGAAAATCAGTTGCGTGGTCATATCATTGGTAACGTGAATGTCGGTAACACATTTGATGACTTGATTAGTGCTTTGACTATACTTCTACCATTCAATGGTTTTCCAAGAACATTAAATGCATTAAATATTATAAATGAAGTAAGTGAGATGATGGAATGA
- a CDS encoding flavodoxin, translated as MSDEKSLIIYYSRRGQNYVNGEIVDLKVGNTEVIVDYIREFTGADTFKVETVNDYPVDYMETTEVAQKELDDNYRPELKEELDNIDDYDTVYIASPNWWGTLPMAMFTQLEKLDFSQKTVKVVITHEGSGLGDTMRDVKKLCKNANIKQGLAIHGAEVKDKKSNVERWVNQ; from the coding sequence ATGAGTGATGAAAAAAGTTTAATCATATATTATTCAAGACGTGGACAAAACTATGTAAACGGAGAGATAGTGGATTTGAAAGTTGGAAATACAGAGGTAATAGTGGATTATATCAGGGAATTTACAGGTGCAGATACATTTAAGGTCGAAACTGTCAATGATTATCCTGTAGATTACATGGAAACAACGGAAGTGGCACAGAAGGAATTGGATGATAATTATAGGCCTGAATTAAAAGAAGAGTTGGATAATATCGATGACTATGATACTGTTTATATAGCAAGTCCTAATTGGTGGGGTACACTGCCGATGGCAATGTTTACACAACTTGAAAAGCTTGACTTTAGCCAAAAAACAGTCAAGGTTGTAATTACTCATGAAGGCTCCGGATTGGGCGATACCATGAGGGATGTTAAGAAGTTATGTAAAAATGCCAATATCAAGCAGGGCTTGGCCATTCATGGTGCCGAGGTCAAGGATAAAAAATCCAATGTTGAAAGATGGGTTAATCAGTAG
- a CDS encoding cupin domain-containing protein, with the protein MSVDEVLFGKGVENPYGEFFIGKSYLNMLTTESIVVANVTFEPGCRNNWHVHHADNGGGQILLATSGTGWYQEEGKKAVKLTPGSVVEIPAGVKHWHGASRDSEFTHIAIEVPGENTSNEWLEPVSDEEYDKLE; encoded by the coding sequence GTGAGCGTTGATGAGGTATTATTCGGAAAGGGTGTTGAAAACCCATATGGTGAATTCTTTATTGGTAAAAGTTATTTGAATATGCTTACAACCGAAAGCATTGTTGTTGCTAACGTTACCTTTGAGCCTGGCTGCAGAAATAATTGGCACGTTCATCATGCCGATAATGGTGGTGGCCAGATATTGCTTGCCACTAGTGGTACGGGTTGGTATCAGGAAGAGGGAAAGAAAGCCGTTAAGCTGACACCGGGTAGTGTTGTTGAAATACCTGCGGGTGTTAAGCATTGGCATGGCGCAAGTAGGGACAGTGAGTTTACACATATTGCTATTGAAGTGCCCGGTGAGAATACGTCTAACGAATGGCTTGAACCTGTCAGTGATGAAGAATATGATAAGCTTGAATAA
- a CDS encoding nucleotide sugar dehydrogenase — MFDDLINRKKKIAVVGLGYVGLPLAKLLSCKYDVIGFDVNSYKIDMYNKGIDLIDQEDNLNEYDIVFTEDEKLLKEANFIIITVPTPIKEDNTPDLTYIKSSTQIVAKNMPKDSIVVYESTVYPGVTEDVCVPILEEYSGLKLYTDFKVGYSPERVSSGKNNKKISDITKIVSAIDDESLDIVSRVYDSIIDKGIYKAQTIKVAEAAKITENIQRDVNIALVNELSKIYNQMGINVQDVLDAASTKWNFVKYEPGLVGGHCIGVDPYYLIHRSQDLEYPTQLISTARTVNESMVDYIYENVIGLLESNDIPVKNAEILVCGITFKENCNDIRNSKIIEVINKLKDSGVKITTNDPCAMENEVKAVYDLDINNDLHDKFDAIIISSCHSEYESWDYEFFKELSKDKVILVDLKEKFKNKVIDKDDVCYWSL; from the coding sequence ATGTTTGATGATTTGATAAATAGAAAAAAGAAAATAGCTGTAGTTGGATTGGGCTATGTGGGTTTACCGCTTGCCAAATTATTGTCCTGCAAGTATGATGTAATAGGCTTTGATGTAAATTCATATAAAATTGACATGTACAATAAGGGTATTGATTTAATCGACCAAGAAGATAATTTAAACGAATACGACATTGTATTTACAGAAGATGAAAAGTTACTGAAAGAGGCAAATTTCATCATCATAACAGTTCCAACACCTATTAAAGAAGATAACACGCCTGATTTAACATATATCAAATCATCAACACAAATAGTTGCAAAAAACATGCCAAAGGATTCAATAGTCGTATATGAATCCACGGTATATCCCGGTGTAACCGAGGATGTCTGCGTACCCATACTTGAAGAATATTCCGGCCTAAAGCTATACACTGACTTCAAGGTAGGATATTCACCTGAAAGAGTTAGCTCGGGAAAAAACAACAAGAAGATATCAGACATTACCAAGATAGTCTCGGCAATAGATGATGAATCATTGGATATTGTAAGCAGGGTATATGACAGCATAATTGACAAGGGAATATACAAGGCCCAGACTATTAAGGTAGCTGAGGCAGCTAAAATAACTGAAAACATTCAAAGGGACGTTAACATTGCACTTGTCAATGAATTATCCAAGATATATAATCAGATGGGCATAAATGTTCAGGATGTTCTTGATGCGGCCAGTACCAAGTGGAACTTCGTAAAATATGAGCCGGGCCTTGTCGGCGGACACTGCATAGGAGTTGATCCATACTATCTAATCCACAGGTCACAGGATTTGGAATATCCTACACAACTGATTAGTACTGCAAGGACAGTTAATGAGTCAATGGTTGATTACATATATGAAAACGTAATCGGATTGCTTGAATCAAATGACATTCCAGTTAAGAATGCTGAAATATTGGTATGTGGAATAACATTTAAGGAAAACTGCAATGACATTAGAAACAGCAAAATCATCGAGGTAATAAATAAATTAAAGGATTCAGGAGTCAAGATTACAACAAATGATCCATGTGCCATGGAAAATGAGGTTAAGGCTGTCTATGACCTTGACATCAATAATGACCTTCATGATAAGTTTGACGCCATAATCATATCCTCCTGTCATAGCGAATATGAAAGCTGGGATTATGAATTCTTCAAAGAACTTTCTAAAGATAAAGTAATATTGGTTGATTTGAAGGAAAAATTCAAGAACAAAGTCATTGACAAGGATGACGTTTGTTACTGGTCCCTATAG
- a CDS encoding CrcB family protein, giving the protein MLFECLMVGLGGFVGSVLRYLMGFIKVHESTTFPVNTFFINMLGVLLISFIAYYITNSTSANVDSSTLKYIILFLKVGVCGGFTTFSTFALETGDLLKTGNVEVAFVYVLLSVVVGVSLIFLPDLLIKSV; this is encoded by the coding sequence ATGTTATTTGAATGTTTGATGGTAGGTTTGGGTGGATTTGTAGGTAGCGTGTTGCGTTATCTGATGGGTTTTATAAAGGTTCATGAGTCAACTACATTTCCCGTTAACACCTTTTTTATTAATATGCTTGGTGTACTGTTAATCTCATTTATAGCTTATTATATCACCAATTCCACCAGTGCAAATGTCGATTCGTCTACTTTGAAATACATAATACTGTTTTTAAAGGTGGGAGTGTGTGGCGGTTTTACAACATTTTCCACATTTGCTCTTGAAACCGGTGATCTCTTGAAGACGGGTAACGTGGAAGTTGCATTTGTCTATGTTTTATTGAGTGTAGTAGTTGGGGTAAGTTTAATTTTCCTGCCTGATTTGCTCATCAAGTCAGTATAA
- a CDS encoding helicase HerA-like domain-containing protein: protein MYTDGKILVGCNDDTEVYLLPKLANRHGVIAGATGTGKTVTVKTLSEAFSDMGVPVFLADMKGDVAGLAKMGEASGKVQERVEKYSLQEKGFTYKSYPVEFWDLLGEKGLPIRVSISEIGPMLLSRILNLTEAQQGVLNVVFRVADEEGLLIIDIKDLKSMINYVTENKDKYQSQYGNIDTRSANTIIRALLNLEDQGGNQFFGEPALDLNDLIQCDDQGKGMINILDAVKLSLYPDLYSTFLLWLMSELYESLPEVGDLEKPKLVFFFDEAHLLFNNLSPVFLQKIDQIIRLIRSKGVGIYFISQNPSDIPDSILSQLGNRIQHSLRAYTPKDQKGVKVAAESFRENPEFSTIDAISNLEIGEALVSLLDEKGVPEIVQKVYILPPQSYLGSIDDEYRSQIIMYSVYKQKYAESFDRVSAYESLLDKMNINATEVIQQQSGMDYNPQNNPQANQQNIPQNNQPTDNGNNQAGMKLPSMGDILNNIPTQTGTKRRSNASSPLDKVVTTATSTIAREVSKQIVRGIFGNMKFGK from the coding sequence ATGTACACGGATGGAAAAATATTAGTTGGATGTAACGACGATACGGAAGTATACCTGCTACCGAAACTAGCAAATAGACATGGCGTAATAGCCGGGGCAACAGGTACCGGTAAGACGGTAACCGTTAAAACATTAAGTGAAGCATTTAGTGATATGGGCGTACCCGTATTCTTGGCAGATATGAAAGGTGATGTGGCAGGCTTAGCAAAGATGGGTGAAGCAAGCGGTAAAGTACAGGAAAGAGTGGAAAAATACTCCCTGCAAGAGAAAGGATTTACATATAAATCATATCCAGTGGAATTCTGGGATTTACTGGGAGAAAAAGGATTGCCGATAAGGGTAAGCATATCCGAAATAGGCCCAATGTTACTCTCAAGAATACTTAACTTAACCGAAGCTCAACAAGGAGTATTGAATGTAGTATTTAGGGTAGCCGATGAAGAGGGATTACTGATAATAGACATCAAGGACTTGAAGTCAATGATAAACTATGTAACCGAAAACAAGGACAAGTACCAATCCCAATATGGTAACATTGATACAAGAAGTGCCAATACCATTATAAGGGCATTGCTTAACCTTGAAGATCAGGGAGGTAATCAATTCTTCGGAGAACCTGCATTGGATTTAAATGACTTAATCCAATGTGACGATCAGGGAAAGGGAATGATAAACATATTGGATGCTGTTAAACTGTCATTGTATCCCGACTTATATTCAACATTCCTTTTATGGTTAATGTCAGAGCTGTATGAGTCACTGCCAGAAGTGGGAGACTTGGAAAAACCTAAATTGGTATTCTTCTTTGATGAGGCACACCTGTTATTCAATAATTTATCACCAGTATTCCTACAGAAAATAGACCAGATTATTCGTTTGATTCGTTCTAAGGGAGTGGGAATATACTTCATATCACAAAATCCATCAGATATACCGGATTCCATTCTCTCACAGCTGGGTAATAGAATACAGCATTCCCTGAGGGCATACACACCTAAAGATCAGAAAGGAGTAAAAGTGGCCGCAGAATCATTCAGGGAAAATCCCGAATTTTCCACTATAGATGCCATATCCAATCTGGAAATAGGGGAAGCATTAGTATCATTACTTGATGAAAAGGGAGTGCCGGAAATAGTTCAGAAGGTTTACATTCTACCTCCACAGAGCTATTTGGGTTCAATTGACGATGAATATAGAAGTCAGATAATAATGTATTCCGTGTATAAGCAAAAATATGCTGAAAGCTTTGACAGGGTATCTGCATATGAATCATTATTGGATAAGATGAACATTAATGCAACAGAGGTAATCCAGCAGCAATCAGGTATGGATTATAATCCGCAAAACAATCCTCAGGCTAACCAGCAAAACATCCCACAGAACAATCAGCCAACAGATAACGGCAATAATCAGGCGGGTATGAAATTACCATCAATGGGTGATATACTAAATAACATACCTACCCAAACAGGTACTAAAAGAAGGTCTAATGCCAGCAGTCCATTGGATAAGGTCGTAACCACAGCCACCAGCACCATTGCAAGAGAAGTATCCAAGCAGATTGTTAGAGGAATATTCGGAAACATGAAGTTTGGAAAATAA